From a single Ignavibacteria bacterium genomic region:
- a CDS encoding Spy/CpxP family protein refolding chaperone, with amino-acid sequence MRHLISSMVIVLAIILVLPATTFAQPGFEGHGRGRMMEKLDLTKDQETKIEALRNDHLKKMIDLRAELEKARIEMKQLLSKGEYTRAEYLNMTAKISKIHESLQNSRANHQMDVYDLLTKEQKAKWNEFRANRPGKGGMGFRGDCGNCDGRGKGYHRGGGRGPKGGGKGFRDGRCLNR; translated from the coding sequence ATGAGACACCTAATCTCATCTATGGTTATCGTCCTTGCAATAATACTTGTTTTACCTGCAACGACATTTGCCCAACCCGGATTTGAAGGTCACGGACGCGGCAGAATGATGGAAAAACTTGACCTCACAAAAGATCAGGAAACAAAAATTGAGGCATTGCGAAATGATCACCTCAAAAAGATGATTGATCTCAGAGCTGAGCTCGAAAAAGCCAGAATAGAGATGAAACAGCTTTTATCCAAGGGTGAATACACCAGAGCTGAATACCTCAATATGACTGCTAAAATCTCGAAAATTCACGAGTCGCTGCAGAATTCAAGAGCCAATCATCAGATGGATGTCTATGATCTGCTTACAAAAGAACAAAAAGCCAAGTGGAATGAATTCAGAGCGAACAGACCCGGAAAAGGTGGCATGGGGTTCAGAGGAGACTGTGGAAACTGTGACGGAAGAGGAAAAGGATATCATCGTGGTGGCGGAAGAGGTCCTAAAGGTGGTGGAAAAGGTTTTAGAGACGGCAGATGCTTGAACAGATGA
- a CDS encoding RNA polymerase sigma factor, producing the protein MTDEELVKRFLNGEESAFNLLVRKYQQKIYWHARRLTGNHFDADDILQEVLMVIYSKLKDYKFESSLYTWIFKITYTRSLNLINKNKLKRFFSIGDEDTPEISGDVDVVRDVENREKLLLLDKILKQLPVKQREVFVMRHFDELSYEEIAEITGKSTGGLKANYFHALNKVTSLMEKEYGKKETDLRIFGQQAG; encoded by the coding sequence ATGACCGACGAAGAATTAGTAAAGAGATTTCTTAACGGCGAAGAATCAGCATTTAATTTGCTTGTTAGAAAATATCAACAGAAGATATACTGGCATGCCCGTCGACTTACGGGCAACCATTTTGACGCTGATGATATTCTGCAGGAAGTTTTGATGGTGATTTACAGCAAGTTGAAGGACTACAAGTTCGAGTCGTCATTGTACACATGGATATTCAAGATAACTTATACCAGGTCACTAAATCTTATTAACAAGAACAAGCTTAAAAGATTTTTTTCGATTGGGGATGAAGATACACCTGAAATAAGTGGTGATGTGGATGTGGTAAGAGATGTTGAAAACAGGGAAAAACTCCTGTTGCTCGATAAAATATTGAAACAACTGCCTGTGAAACAGAGGGAAGTGTTTGTAATGAGACACTTCGATGAATTGAGCTATGAAGAAATAGCCGAGATTACCGGCAAAAGCACCGGCGGACTAAAAGCAAACTATTTTCACGCTTTAAACAAAGTTACTTCTCTGATGGAGAAAGAGTATGGAAAAAAAGAAACGGATCTTCGAATATTTGGACAGCAAGCCGGGTAA
- a CDS encoding DUF92 domain-containing protein yields the protein MGEVTWSLIFLLIIAVSAGTTEILSRNGNLEKNTGRKVLHIVAGTLVSFLPFFIKSSTTLLVIGVTVLILLYYLVSKNKLTGIDDLERKSWGIVYFPVSFILLILFFIPDKPEIFTLGFLIMTFSDSLASIFGKKIKSEEYHLTRDKKSVAGSLTFFLVSVIILSLFILFGNGTPDHKYNPLFVFSFVLIIAFIATLLEGLSSAGLDNLTVPVGVAFLANIFLSSPLPGIEVSLLTGFCASLLVGALSLKFRFLTMDGAAGAIILGTFVFGFGGLQWTIPVLSFFILSSILSKIRLKRNREVEERFEKSGTRNIGQVLANGGIGGLILLLESYFQSGWLYYLFVLNFAAVCSDTWGTEFGTMWKTKTVSLRNFREVPQGLSGGVSLPGTVGALGGALMVVISSYYWTGDLFIFVILITLGFAGSIIDSLLGEYLQIQYKCLKCGIVTERKSHCDDSTSRHKGFQFITNDIVNFGSAILSILVFIIIYKARL from the coding sequence TTGGGAGAGGTCACCTGGTCATTAATTTTTCTGTTAATAATAGCTGTATCAGCCGGTACAACCGAGATACTTTCCCGGAACGGCAATCTGGAAAAGAATACCGGCAGGAAAGTTCTGCATATCGTAGCGGGAACACTTGTTTCCTTTCTTCCGTTTTTTATAAAATCGTCAACGACTCTCCTTGTTATTGGAGTCACAGTACTGATTCTCCTTTACTATCTTGTCTCAAAGAATAAACTCACCGGTATTGACGATTTGGAAAGAAAAAGCTGGGGTATTGTTTATTTTCCTGTCTCATTTATTCTCCTTATTCTGTTTTTCATACCAGACAAACCTGAGATATTTACCCTTGGTTTTTTAATAATGACATTCTCAGATTCTCTCGCCTCGATATTCGGTAAAAAGATAAAAAGCGAGGAATATCACCTGACCAGAGACAAAAAATCGGTGGCCGGCAGTCTCACATTCTTCCTGGTTTCCGTCATTATACTCTCACTTTTCATTCTTTTCGGTAACGGGACACCTGATCACAAGTACAATCCGTTGTTCGTTTTTTCTTTTGTCCTGATAATAGCTTTCATCGCAACACTACTCGAAGGATTATCTTCTGCAGGTCTGGACAACCTGACTGTCCCGGTTGGAGTCGCATTTTTGGCAAATATTTTTTTAAGTTCTCCTTTACCGGGTATTGAAGTGTCGTTGTTAACCGGATTTTGTGCATCACTTCTTGTGGGCGCGCTATCATTGAAATTCAGATTCCTTACAATGGATGGTGCAGCGGGCGCCATCATTCTTGGTACTTTCGTTTTTGGTTTTGGCGGGTTGCAGTGGACAATTCCGGTCCTGTCCTTTTTCATCCTGTCAAGCATTTTATCCAAAATCCGTCTGAAGCGTAACAGGGAGGTGGAGGAGAGGTTTGAGAAATCAGGGACGAGGAACATTGGGCAGGTACTTGCAAACGGAGGTATTGGCGGGTTAATCCTCCTTTTGGAGAGTTATTTTCAGTCGGGCTGGCTCTACTATCTGTTCGTTTTGAACTTTGCAGCGGTCTGCTCAGATACCTGGGGAACCGAATTCGGGACGATGTGGAAAACAAAAACGGTTTCACTTCGAAATTTCCGCGAAGTCCCGCAGGGATTATCAGGTGGTGTGTCGCTGCCGGGAACGGTTGGTGCACTCGGAGGTGCCCTGATGGTAGTAATAAGTTCATATTATTGGACAGGTGATTTATTTATATTCGTAATTCTGATTACACTTGGTTTTGCCGGCAGCATCATAGATTCGCTGTTGGGAGAGTACCTGCAAATTCAGTACAAGTGTCTCAAATGTGGTATTGTAACTGAAAGAAAATCGCACTGCGATGACTCAACTTCAAGGCACAAAGGTTTTCAATTTATTACCAACGACATCGTAAATTTTGGATCAGCAATATTATCAATTTTAGTTTTTATAATTATATATAAAGCCCGGCTATGA
- a CDS encoding tetratricopeptide repeat protein: protein MKIKIPEDELYASAKFYSSEALFNLGQYGGAMSGYEYLVNKFEYTSFRAVALYKLSLIYIYNGQIDKARVRLMTFARNYPGNNNYGSVLFYIGETYRYEKNYTDALYYYEQAKSNRNSNKYRIETLFYIGECYEYTGKFSDAANTYEEILNNYPDNPFSLSAQIKLGVSYFKAGEYEKAILELMGPDFQNLPPEKKKESTLILASSLFHTQEYGRAEEEFLKLYKQEKDSETGREALYGLAWCKFQTAKFDSAQILFSIVANGKDSIAEAASFWRAETQRYKGDFKNSISLFEGFISKYPKSNYYGVAKTGLGIALIELKEYKKAFDLFSDLKNSKDDGIKAKANIFLGELNSNKKNYVEAITNFEVATQVAPKSSDLHTRGQLGLGVCYFLMGSLDKAYDILRDIQGKRSNFEPDVYNFYLGEIFFQRLKFREALENYSRVNIENGAFGKLSLYGKAYSYFNIKDYQNAKFTFIDFIARFPKDERIVDSKVRLAESYYATRDFENSAKIYDNLLKGNDQTDKNLLRYQYALTLYNMGKKEDAIKELKKVIKDAQGTQLEENSRFMIGWIYFKGQDYDKAIASYNDFLENSDDSTIVPIVYYNLGDSYYNLEQFGTAAGYYEKVLNNYPNSPQVYDAFNGLFFSYFAQGLQDTAFALIDQFLSSNPRLKDADRLYLKRAELFFNAGDFSRAKENYLSFIEFYPSSPHLAEAYYWLGKSHQASGESGQAMNSFRWVIEKYDTTSFAPLASVELAHVLMDENQLDDAGSIIDAAITKYPKDQTIPEIKYLKGLWFLLKGDTLSGFDQFDDVINNFVGNQFADKSYIEKGRIELRSRRYDNAIKAFMNVAMRREDIIGAEAQYMLGVAYYEKGEYKDAITAFVRVESVFSEFNDWLAKAYLNLSDSYVKLKDNKKAISILEKLIEKHPDDDYGTQAKKKLRDLRNKKK, encoded by the coding sequence TTGAAGATAAAAATCCCCGAGGATGAACTCTACGCCTCCGCAAAATTTTACTCATCGGAAGCCCTCTTCAATCTTGGTCAGTATGGCGGAGCGATGAGCGGCTATGAATATCTTGTAAATAAATTCGAATACACTTCCTTTAGAGCTGTTGCGTTATACAAGCTCTCTTTAATTTACATTTATAACGGACAAATCGACAAAGCCCGCGTTAGATTAATGACATTTGCCCGGAATTATCCTGGGAACAACAACTATGGATCGGTTCTTTTTTATATCGGTGAAACCTACAGATATGAAAAAAACTACACCGATGCACTCTATTACTATGAGCAGGCAAAATCGAACCGGAACAGCAACAAATACAGGATTGAAACTCTGTTTTATATTGGGGAGTGTTATGAGTATACGGGTAAATTCTCAGATGCAGCAAATACTTACGAAGAAATTTTGAATAATTACCCCGACAATCCTTTCTCCTTAAGTGCACAGATAAAACTCGGAGTAAGTTATTTCAAAGCAGGTGAGTATGAAAAAGCCATTTTGGAATTGATGGGACCCGATTTTCAGAATCTGCCACCCGAAAAGAAGAAGGAATCAACCCTGATACTCGCATCATCCCTCTTTCACACTCAGGAATATGGCAGGGCGGAAGAAGAATTTCTAAAGCTTTACAAGCAGGAGAAGGATTCCGAGACAGGCAGGGAAGCTCTTTACGGACTTGCATGGTGCAAATTTCAGACGGCAAAATTTGATTCGGCTCAGATTCTTTTCAGCATCGTCGCAAACGGAAAAGATTCAATTGCCGAGGCGGCTTCTTTTTGGAGAGCAGAAACTCAGAGATATAAAGGTGATTTCAAAAATTCCATTTCGCTCTTTGAGGGGTTCATTTCAAAGTATCCAAAGAGTAACTATTATGGAGTGGCGAAAACCGGACTGGGAATTGCGCTCATCGAGTTGAAAGAGTATAAAAAGGCGTTTGATCTTTTTTCAGATCTTAAAAATTCGAAAGATGATGGAATTAAGGCAAAAGCGAACATCTTTTTGGGTGAACTCAATTCGAATAAAAAGAACTATGTGGAAGCCATTACCAACTTTGAAGTTGCAACACAGGTTGCACCGAAAAGCAGTGATTTGCATACCAGAGGCCAACTTGGACTCGGAGTCTGCTATTTCCTGATGGGGAGTCTGGACAAGGCATACGATATCTTGAGAGATATTCAAGGGAAGAGAAGCAATTTTGAACCTGATGTCTATAATTTTTATCTCGGAGAGATCTTCTTCCAAAGACTTAAATTTCGTGAAGCCCTCGAGAATTACTCCCGTGTTAACATCGAAAATGGCGCATTTGGAAAACTTTCTCTGTACGGTAAAGCTTACTCATACTTCAATATCAAGGATTACCAGAACGCCAAGTTCACATTTATCGATTTTATTGCTAGATTTCCCAAAGATGAACGCATCGTCGACTCGAAGGTTAGGCTCGCAGAGAGCTACTACGCCACTCGCGATTTTGAAAATTCCGCGAAGATTTACGATAATCTGCTGAAAGGGAACGACCAGACCGATAAAAATCTGCTTCGTTATCAATACGCCCTCACTCTTTATAACATGGGGAAAAAAGAGGATGCGATAAAGGAATTAAAGAAAGTAATTAAAGATGCACAGGGAACTCAGCTTGAAGAAAATTCCCGGTTTATGATCGGATGGATTTACTTCAAAGGACAGGATTACGACAAAGCCATCGCAAGTTACAACGATTTTCTCGAAAATTCCGACGACTCGACCATTGTACCGATTGTTTACTATAATCTTGGTGACAGCTATTATAACCTTGAACAGTTTGGTACAGCAGCCGGATACTATGAGAAGGTATTGAACAATTATCCCAACTCACCGCAGGTTTATGACGCTTTTAACGGTCTGTTCTTCAGTTATTTCGCGCAGGGACTGCAGGATACTGCCTTCGCCCTTATCGACCAGTTTCTTTCGAGTAATCCCAGACTGAAGGATGCTGACAGACTTTATTTGAAACGGGCTGAATTGTTTTTCAATGCGGGTGACTTCAGTCGGGCGAAGGAAAACTATCTCAGTTTTATCGAATTTTATCCTTCATCCCCACATCTTGCAGAGGCATATTACTGGTTGGGTAAATCTCATCAGGCAAGCGGTGAAAGTGGTCAGGCGATGAATTCGTTCCGTTGGGTGATTGAGAAGTATGATACAACATCGTTCGCGCCTTTGGCATCTGTGGAATTGGCGCATGTTTTGATGGATGAGAACCAGCTTGATGATGCCGGAAGCATAATCGATGCAGCGATCACTAAATATCCGAAAGACCAAACAATCCCTGAGATTAAATATCTAAAAGGTTTGTGGTTTCTCCTGAAGGGAGATACTCTTTCGGGTTTTGATCAGTTCGATGATGTAATAAACAATTTTGTCGGAAACCAGTTTGCAGACAAGTCGTACATCGAGAAGGGGAGAATTGAACTCCGTAGCAGACGATACGACAATGCAATAAAAGCCTTCATGAATGTTGCCATGAGGAGAGAGGATATAATTGGAGCAGAGGCTCAATATATGCTCGGTGTTGCATATTATGAAAAAGGCGAGTACAAGGATGCGATTACCGCTTTTGTGCGTGTGGAATCGGTATTTTCCGAGTTTAATGACTGGCTTGCCAAGGCATATTTGAATCTCTCTGATTCGTATGTGAAGTTGAAAGACAACAAAAAAGCCATCTCGATACTTGAAAAACTTATCGAAAAACATCCTGATGACGATTATGGTACACAGGCAAAGAAGAAACTAAGAGATTTAAGGAACAAGAAAAAATGA
- a CDS encoding SPOR domain-containing protein, whose amino-acid sequence MSQSGILQKILENFFGSSMQMIDFLSQFEFLVKKHFELDKVYDLNGFCLVKRKLSAGGDEEILQFLDNKLDLIEEVTLRNRASEQLVLNEFLSFNEEEERDLQVAVSPLMRDFFERTLALNDPDSPVRKSSSLPKILLEEERNGNQYSERPDVPLFEESEDGYQKVHPVSRAFAADDEISFKPPFSEEPDLFSEIGLHPEKEEIVEKKEVVPLQEEPEPVFTHSSIVTAEPDDEDEEEFTVFEGGMKVAPVEAEPEKLSEPNGDDALDIFIESLVEQDESGALPVEEIEVPSEPEATEFEEIVATDSSDSEEVAKNDELEESESVPDSPEITEAFTEPDLNPEELPIEMKSEDLIIEALPEFTEVEPEVEESGEKPEDTPEEPEEVTVTGEEDSPIKNEFMSEENPEDITPFPVRKQRISIFDDIEDEPEAEETVLQDEHPESKLQTEEPTDLPQKEELIPEVNELPEVIEEPEENEEQPSEPVKEESVAEEIPEEQVESDVVEPVVEEIPEEQIEPVKEEPIAEEIPEEKIESDVVEPVAEEISEEKIESDVVELVAEEIPEETVEPVFQETPEETTEPITEEPVEVSKPDSQNDEEEPEKLLFDESFFDDVIETPGTEGSVSEEEVPAFQEEIPATEEPVFFEDSVFETEEKIEGEAEQILHFDQSVVDQEYPPQEPVATITHQEELSGEVFHHLEPPVARVESIDDSSKNLEYDSGARIESYDKSSENFEYDKVEIPNNQTEETVEMKSEKNTVESEPEENKGTFSVLIKMLIVLIVIIATYFILSASGFLKGKSAAITEDYLAKGAVVIGDSSSFADKREYPFNRDTQNDLNVTGVSVKSGQYYEVAENGTLNPIQYDTAKVKNYKVTVPPDSLLNKNEPKAKKGEKSKDKKEKEPGKKTDPGNIALQDAVKNKVKEKKLADYVFKAGKKYYVQVSAHRSFDTAENLAKDLSHKGYKAFIMKIKKDGVEGENGIWYRVRVGPFDKEDKAMEINTALNTKKKK is encoded by the coding sequence ATGAGCCAGTCAGGCATCCTCCAAAAGATTCTCGAAAACTTTTTCGGGAGCAGCATGCAGATGATCGATTTTCTTTCTCAATTTGAGTTTTTGGTGAAAAAACATTTTGAGTTGGATAAAGTTTACGATCTGAACGGGTTTTGTTTAGTCAAAAGGAAACTCTCTGCCGGTGGAGATGAAGAAATTTTGCAATTTCTCGACAACAAGCTCGATCTAATCGAGGAAGTCACCCTTCGAAACCGCGCATCTGAACAACTGGTGCTGAATGAATTCCTCTCGTTCAACGAAGAAGAGGAGCGGGATCTCCAGGTAGCCGTATCACCCCTGATGCGGGATTTTTTTGAGAGAACCCTCGCCCTAAATGACCCCGATTCTCCTGTCAGAAAGAGCAGCTCTCTTCCTAAAATTTTGTTGGAAGAAGAGCGAAATGGTAACCAGTACAGCGAACGACCCGATGTACCATTGTTTGAGGAGTCTGAGGACGGTTACCAAAAGGTTCATCCTGTTTCCAGAGCATTTGCGGCAGATGATGAAATTTCATTTAAACCCCCGTTTTCAGAAGAACCGGATTTGTTCTCAGAGATAGGGTTGCATCCGGAAAAAGAAGAAATTGTTGAGAAAAAGGAAGTTGTACCACTTCAGGAAGAGCCTGAACCTGTTTTTACCCACTCCTCGATTGTTACAGCAGAACCTGACGATGAAGATGAGGAGGAGTTTACAGTATTTGAAGGCGGAATGAAGGTGGCACCTGTTGAGGCAGAACCTGAAAAACTGAGTGAACCTAACGGTGATGATGCTTTGGATATTTTTATCGAAAGTCTTGTTGAACAGGACGAAAGCGGGGCACTCCCTGTTGAAGAAATTGAAGTCCCTTCCGAACCCGAAGCAACCGAATTTGAAGAGATTGTTGCAACGGATTCATCTGACTCCGAAGAAGTTGCCAAAAATGATGAGTTGGAAGAGAGTGAATCGGTTCCTGATTCACCTGAAATTACTGAGGCGTTCACTGAACCTGACTTGAATCCCGAAGAACTGCCGATCGAAATGAAAAGTGAGGATTTGATCATCGAGGCTTTACCGGAGTTTACCGAAGTAGAACCGGAGGTTGAGGAATCCGGTGAAAAACCGGAGGATACGCCCGAAGAACCAGAGGAAGTTACAGTGACCGGCGAAGAAGATTCTCCCATAAAGAATGAATTTATGTCAGAAGAAAATCCTGAAGATATTACACCGTTCCCGGTTCGCAAGCAGAGGATCAGCATTTTCGACGACATTGAGGATGAGCCGGAGGCTGAAGAAACTGTCCTACAGGATGAACATCCTGAATCTAAGCTCCAAACTGAAGAACCGACAGATTTACCACAGAAAGAAGAACTCATTCCGGAGGTGAATGAACTCCCTGAAGTCATTGAAGAGCCTGAAGAAAATGAAGAGCAACCTTCTGAACCCGTTAAGGAGGAATCGGTTGCCGAAGAAATTCCGGAAGAACAGGTCGAATCCGATGTGGTAGAGCCTGTTGTCGAAGAAATTCCGGAAGAACAGATTGAACCCGTTAAGGAGGAACCGATTGCCGAAGAGATTCCGGAAGAGAAGATCGAATCCGATGTGGTAGAACCGGTTGCCGAAGAAATTTCGGAAGAGAAGATCGAATCCGATGTGGTAGAACTGGTTGCCGAAGAAATTCCGGAAGAGACAGTTGAGCCAGTATTTCAAGAGACACCTGAAGAGACAACCGAACCCATAACGGAAGAACCGGTCGAAGTTTCAAAACCGGATTCTCAGAATGATGAAGAAGAACCTGAAAAACTGCTTTTTGATGAGTCATTTTTTGATGATGTGATCGAAACTCCGGGTACGGAAGGCAGTGTTAGCGAGGAAGAGGTACCCGCTTTTCAGGAAGAAATACCTGCTACCGAAGAACCTGTATTTTTCGAAGATTCCGTTTTCGAGACCGAAGAAAAAATCGAAGGCGAAGCCGAGCAGATACTGCATTTTGATCAGTCTGTTGTAGATCAGGAGTATCCTCCACAGGAACCTGTTGCAACAATCACTCATCAGGAAGAACTCAGTGGTGAAGTCTTTCATCATTTGGAACCCCCGGTTGCGAGGGTTGAAAGCATTGACGATTCATCTAAAAATTTGGAGTATGATTCAGGTGCGAGGATTGAAAGCTATGATAAATCATCTGAAAATTTTGAATATGATAAAGTTGAGATCCCGAACAATCAAACAGAGGAGACGGTAGAGATGAAAAGTGAGAAAAACACAGTTGAGAGTGAACCTGAAGAGAATAAGGGGACATTTTCAGTTCTGATAAAAATGTTGATTGTTTTAATAGTAATTATCGCAACTTATTTCATACTGTCCGCATCGGGGTTTTTGAAGGGTAAAAGTGCAGCCATTACCGAAGACTATTTGGCAAAGGGTGCGGTTGTTATAGGCGACAGCTCCTCGTTTGCTGACAAAAGAGAATACCCGTTCAACAGGGACACACAAAATGATTTGAATGTAACAGGAGTCAGTGTTAAATCCGGTCAATACTATGAAGTTGCTGAGAACGGGACATTAAATCCAATACAATACGATACTGCAAAAGTAAAAAATTACAAAGTTACCGTCCCACCTGACAGCCTTCTGAACAAAAATGAACCAAAAGCGAAAAAAGGCGAGAAGTCGAAGGACAAAAAAGAAAAGGAGCCGGGTAAAAAGACAGATCCCGGGAACATTGCGCTTCAGGATGCTGTAAAAAACAAGGTTAAAGAGAAAAAACTTGCTGATTATGTTTTTAAAGCAGGGAAGAAATATTATGTACAGGTGTCTGCCCACAGATCGTTTGATACCGCTGAAAATCTGGCAAAAGATCTCAGTCATAAAGGGTACAAGGCTTTTATTATGAAAATAAAGAAAGACGGTGTCGAGGGGGAAAACGGGATCTGGTATCGGGTCCGGGTGGGTCCTTTTGATAAAGAGGATAAAGCAATGGAAATTAATACTGCGTTGAATACAAAAAAGAAAAAGTAG
- a CDS encoding MotA/TolQ/ExbB proton channel family protein yields MNLIEMFLKGGVVMWPILLLSIIGLAVIIEKLIALRKAKVNVPKFILTVETLLRKNDVAGTIQVLKGERSPIAAIIKKGLKKHKYGYQRVREAIEDSGNQEIAKLERGLWVLATVAGSAPLLGFLGTVTGLVSAFMTVEQLKGTASPSDLAGGIYEALITTVFGLAVGIPALIIYNYLLSSINKVVLDMEAISTDVIDTLEDVSHGNIPQKSQIDIDF; encoded by the coding sequence ATGAATCTTATAGAAATGTTTTTAAAAGGCGGGGTCGTTATGTGGCCCATACTTCTCCTTTCAATAATCGGACTTGCTGTGATAATCGAGAAGTTGATCGCTTTACGCAAGGCAAAAGTAAATGTTCCGAAGTTTATTTTGACGGTTGAGACACTTCTGAGAAAAAATGATGTGGCGGGGACCATCCAGGTACTCAAGGGTGAAAGATCACCAATCGCTGCCATTATAAAAAAAGGCTTGAAGAAACACAAATACGGGTATCAGAGAGTCAGAGAAGCGATCGAAGATTCGGGAAATCAGGAAATAGCCAAACTGGAAAGAGGATTGTGGGTTTTAGCCACTGTTGCAGGTTCTGCACCACTTCTCGGATTTCTTGGAACGGTAACAGGTCTTGTTTCAGCGTTCATGACTGTAGAGCAGTTGAAGGGTACTGCCAGCCCTTCGGATCTTGCGGGCGGTATCTATGAAGCACTGATCACTACTGTTTTCGGACTCGCAGTCGGTATTCCGGCTCTTATCATTTATAACTATCTTTTGAGTTCGATAAATAAGGTTGTGCTTGACATGGAAGCCATCTCGACAGATGTGATAGATACATTGGAAGATGTAAGTCACGGCAACATTCCTCAAAAATCTCAGATAGATATCGATTTTTAG
- a CDS encoding biopolymer transporter ExbD encodes MRFKRRNKPLAEFSFSSLTDVVMLLLIFFMITSQFVVQSGVKVKLPGSKNTEQVIPSDYVVTITKEGTYYVGETVVAEPELEIKLKALRESNEEANLIIASDKDVAIEKVVKVIDAAKGSGFDKFTLQTEKTTEQEKK; translated from the coding sequence ATGCGATTTAAACGAAGAAACAAGCCACTCGCAGAGTTCAGTTTTTCATCTTTGACTGATGTTGTGATGCTATTGCTCATTTTTTTCATGATTACATCACAATTTGTAGTGCAATCAGGAGTTAAGGTAAAGCTCCCCGGGTCAAAAAACACAGAGCAGGTAATTCCATCGGATTATGTGGTTACAATTACCAAGGAAGGTACCTACTATGTAGGAGAGACGGTGGTTGCCGAGCCTGAACTTGAGATTAAACTGAAAGCGCTCCGTGAATCGAACGAAGAGGCAAATCTCATAATAGCATCTGACAAGGATGTTGCGATCGAAAAAGTTGTAAAAGTAATTGATGCAGCAAAAGGATCAGGCTTCGATAAATTTACTCTTCAGACTGAAAAAACCACTGAACAAGAGAAAAAGTGA
- a CDS encoding energy transducer TonB: MIVNKNRSISIGISLVLHLIGFGLMFFLYFGGSMPKQSKSVIVMEIETPPELGGEAGKMGDQGVEAETNEEKVEKEVKDNKKEDKVKTPEAKNTDKDGVKTKKKDDSGKKGNEDKKGTTTNPGTGGGTTYGTGYSIGWGGKGKRAILSWNVPKYPAGVNIEGNVVLSFTILPNGTVGSVVPVKKLDPKLDNLCITALKTWRFEKLPGGESFVQQVTITFPFRLR, encoded by the coding sequence GTGATTGTGAACAAGAATCGAAGTATTTCAATTGGTATTTCACTGGTTTTGCATCTGATTGGATTCGGTCTGATGTTTTTTCTCTATTTTGGCGGAAGTATGCCAAAACAGTCAAAAAGTGTGATAGTGATGGAAATCGAAACACCTCCTGAGTTAGGGGGTGAAGCAGGGAAGATGGGAGATCAGGGAGTTGAGGCAGAGACCAATGAGGAAAAAGTTGAAAAGGAAGTAAAAGACAACAAAAAAGAGGATAAAGTAAAGACTCCTGAAGCCAAAAATACCGACAAGGATGGTGTAAAAACCAAAAAGAAGGATGATTCCGGTAAAAAAGGAAATGAAGATAAAAAGGGTACCACCACCAATCCCGGAACAGGCGGAGGAACCACATACGGTACAGGCTACTCCATCGGCTGGGGAGGAAAAGGGAAGAGGGCAATATTAAGCTGGAATGTTCCCAAATATCCTGCAGGGGTGAACATAGAGGGAAATGTTGTTCTCTCTTTTACAATTCTTCCCAACGGTACTGTGGGAAGTGTGGTTCCTGTAAAAAAACTTGATCCAAAACTCGACAACCTCTGTATTACTGCTCTCAAAACCTGGCGATTTGAAAAACTGCCCGGGGGTGAGAGTTTTGTTCAGCAGGTAACGATAACATTCCCCTTCAGGCTGAGATAG
- a CDS encoding DUF4199 family protein, with translation MVNSKYFPTLVSGFAAGVLSTVPILKSTACCILVPAAVIFALYADRRINNDKFPLQMSYALVFGLLTGVFTAFFGTTFDVLISFITRHNEFVDSYPQILQMLNEMPFLQGSDPSVKEAMDILEATRDDLVNTGFSGFYAVMSFINNLIFYPLFGLLGGLLGKAILDRSNKSF, from the coding sequence ATGGTTAACAGTAAATATTTCCCCACTCTTGTCTCGGGTTTTGCCGCAGGTGTCCTGAGCACCGTGCCAATTCTGAAATCGACCGCCTGTTGCATCCTGGTTCCTGCTGCAGTGATTTTTGCACTCTACGCAGACAGACGAATCAATAACGACAAATTCCCCTTGCAAATGTCGTACGCTTTAGTGTTCGGGCTTCTGACCGGGGTTTTCACTGCATTTTTTGGGACCACCTTTGATGTTCTGATCTCATTCATAACAAGACATAACGAATTCGTGGACTCATATCCTCAAATTCTACAAATGCTGAATGAAATGCCGTTTCTGCAGGGTTCAGACCCTTCTGTAAAAGAGGCGATGGATATTCTTGAGGCAACACGAGACGATCTTGTAAATACAGGATTCTCAGGATTTTATGCGGTGATGTCGTTTATCAATAATTTGATATTCTATCCGTTGTTTGGATTGTTGGGCGGGCTTTTGGGTAAGGCAATATTGGACAGATCAAACAAATCATTTTGA